Below is a genomic region from Henckelia pumila isolate YLH828 chromosome 3, ASM3356847v2, whole genome shotgun sequence.
TAACGGTTATATAAAATAGCAGTATACTATTAAGTTATTAAGGCACCGTTTGGTATACggtattactaatatatgtataacttataTCATCTCATCCCACGTttttttcgtcatattatttatccatctattaattattaattttacatcactcaaatcattaataatttatcttacatcaatcaaatcattgaatttaaattactatattttacctcttataaataatactattgtttatattttatttattgttaaaatgaCAAAATGGTCAttaaacatttttatataaaatttaatcaatcaaattaaacaaactataatctatcaatcaaatcaaataatatattaactatcatttcttatttattttttattacattatattacttatctatttATTACTTATCACATCACTCAAATCAAACGGTGTCTTTCTTTTGATTATGTTTGTTTGGGATAAAATccgtaataaataaatttcgaaTGTAATTGGACCATTTACtaacaaataatataatataaactaAAAAAAGGTAGTTATGTATCCAAGAAAATTACGCAAAATTGACTATTTAATGCATACTTTTCATATTAATGTAATCAATATATATCGATAATTGACTGCAACTGATCCGAACCATACGATTTGATTCGGTTTAATAATTTGATTTTGTTGGGTTTGGGCCGTGCTCAATTTCTCAACATCCCTTCAGTGGATAAACCATAAATTGTTACATCTTGTGATACGTCTACTTACAGTAAAACCCGAACTTATCTCATGTGCATATAATAAGTCTGGCTGAGATCTTTGGGCCTTCGTCCGACCACCCCCAATTTTTGGAATCTGCCAAAGGCCCAACAAAGTATTTTCACAAATGTCAAGACCCAGCCCAATTTTCTTGCTCTCGAGTCGTTTCCACGTATCCTCctctttttttttgttgaaaattttcCTCCAAAACATTTTTATCGCCGTTTTGTTGATTGCTAGTGTTCATATGTTAGATCTGAAGACTCTTCTTTTTCCGCACGCGAATTGTTCATGTCATGTGAATATCACTACCGGAATGGGGTAGCAATTAGGCTTCACAAATCCCTTTATCGCATGGAAACCTCCTCCAACTGGTGCTCTCAAAGTCAATGTAGATGCCATTGTAATTGCAAACAAGGATTACTTTGGTGTTGGGATAGTAGGCCGAGACACATCATGAATCGTTCACTTCGCAGAAAGACGTTGCTTCCCTGGAAATTTCACACCACATTTAGCCGAACTCATTGCGATAAAGGAAGGAGTGGCAAAAACTTTTAAATTCTTGAAACTGATGCTTTCAATGCCCTTGTTGCAATAACAAAACCAGCTCCGATCCATTCGGAATGGAAGAGCCCATATCAGAAGTTATTCGACTCAGCTGTTCTCAAAACACTCACATCATCTTTGCAGCATTATCCCAGAACCGCTAACGCTGTAGCTCATAAGCTAGCCCGTATGAGCATATCACCAGGGGAACCAACTTTGTGTATTCAAAAGCTAATTCCGTTGTTTTAGAAAAATGTTGTGAACATTGACTTGTTGACCGGTTAaatgaatattattttatgtaaaaaagaaaagaaaagaaaagaagatacCAGTCTTGTATAATTGACCAATGATAATCTCGTACTAGCATTTTGTGTTATTAAAAACAAAAGATAAAACATCACATTGAATCATTGATGCTAAAAAGGGTAGCAATTATTAGATTATTCGAAAGTATATATTCAAGAAAAGCGAATCGAAGAAAAGCAAAAGAATCCTAATAATGAAGCACCAAGACATTGTACTCCACCACAGCATTCCCCGATTCAGCATCGAACGCAGCCGTCTCCGCCGTAGCCACGCCGCGAGCCAGCCGGAAAACTCCGGAGCCACCGACCACCGACATTTCCCGATACCTGCGCTGGATGGGATTGTAGCCCACCACACTCAGACTACTCCCATTATACTTACCTCCGGTGAAAACAAAATTGATCGTCATCAGCATACCCATCTCCTCCATCGACGCGTAATTCATCACCCCCTTAGCTCTTCCCACGATCTTGGATTTGGGATCGGGCCCGGCCGTCAGCGGGTCGTCCACTATCATGACCAGCCCGAACATGGTCGGCGAATCGGAGGTGGAATTGGCCCGAGCCACCGAGACAACCGTCGGATTCTTCCCACCCACCACGTCGTGGAAGTAGAAATGGAGTTCGGTAACCTTTAATTTGGCGTGGGGAagatttttgaaccatttttgtaCTGATCTGTGGCCTTTCTGAGCGCTGCTGACACACATTAGCAAGCAAATTACGGCTGAAAACAACAAAATTGAAGCTGCGAGTGGCTTCGCCATCTTCTGTGCGTGTGTGAAAAGTGTGTGTGGGGACTTTGGAGGAAGAAAGTTGAAGACACAAGGGTGTTCAATTATCAtccatgaattattttatcccatttgatttgattgattgattctCTCTCGTAACGATTAGTATTTGTAATTAAACAAGTTgtgaatattttataataataatataagatATGGTATGCGCATATAATCACATATTTGCTCGAATACACGTGTACATTAAGATTGGGTAATATTTGGAAAAATAGAAGTGAATGGTGTTTGGAAAAAAAAGGTGAAAAACTGAAAATTAAAATTGGGTAATATTTATCATTGATTTTTTAATAGAGTTTAGAAGCATGtttgaaaaatcaaaatcattatATGATTagcttttaaattttaattaagttaagtaGAAGTTAAAACATAATTTGAATTTAATAAAGGCAAAATCTAATAATCATTTAAAAGCTTAAAAACAATAACtcgaaagaaaaaaagaaaaattaatgAACATAAGACCCTCTAATCTAGTGACAAAGTTTAGATTTTGAAAATGTATTATTTACCACTATTAGTCTATTATTTATGTGCAAAACAACTAATTTGATCTCAAATAAACACAAAATTCACTTAGGATTCTTCTTCTAGCAGTTGGACAATACATTAAATTTGAATCATTTTATATGTAATCAATATCTAATTCGGTGGAGTTCAGTCGGTTTGAAGCCATACAAGTCGAGTACGAACATTGAATCAaaccaaaaataacaaaaataaataaataaatatctcaattcatCTATACACACTTACACACATATACGTTATCTTGAATTCAAATCAACCAATCAATCATCATTCACAACTTTTCAAAGAAACCGAAATCAACAtacaagaaaacaaaatttgaagaaaacaaGAACTCGAACACTCTCAAATCTGCAAATAAACACAAAAGATCGATAATATATATACCATCAATATGAAAGCATAATTTGACGAAAACATAGCATATAATCTCTGATACGATAAGAAATAGAGAAGATACATAAAAAAAAGAGAAACCGCCATACAAGAAGAAAAATCAAATATACCTAGACGATTGTGTGGAAGTTATAAAGAAGTTAGATGAAGTTAGTAGTTAGTTTAGTAGTTAGTAAAGTGGGTAGAGAAAATGTATAAATATAAGTATACCAATGTAATTCATTTACAAGATGAATATGAATAAACTTCTCATTCTTCTCTAAATTCTCTTTTTATCTTCTCTGTTCTTCTCTACTTTTCTAGGAGACCAGCCATCTCGAATCGGCTTCCTAACATTGGTGCTCTCGTTGATTTTTCATCCATCCATTTTTGCAATTGTGCTGTTTTCGGTGGGGATTTCTCAGTAGTGAGGCGTTGATTCCATCATTCAATCCTATGGAAGCAGACATGGGTCTTGCAA
It encodes:
- the LOC140893022 gene encoding dirigent protein 22-like, whose product is MIIEHPCVFNFLPPKSPHTLFTHAQKMAKPLAASILLFSAVICLLMCVSSAQKGHRSVQKWFKNLPHAKLKVTELHFYFHDVVGGKNPTVVSVARANSTSDSPTMFGLVMIVDDPLTAGPDPKSKIVGRAKGVMNYASMEEMGMLMTINFVFTGGKYNGSSLSVVGYNPIQRRYREMSVVGGSGVFRLARGVATAETAAFDAESGNAVVEYNVLVLHY